One stretch of Armigeres subalbatus isolate Guangzhou_Male chromosome 2, GZ_Asu_2, whole genome shotgun sequence DNA includes these proteins:
- the LOC134211071 gene encoding SOSS complex subunit B homolog, with translation MALPPHSAPHPNPIEIIAIKDIYPGLKNINVIFIVLDVGPVTLTKENREVRTFKVADQSAAINVSVWDEPGKLLMPGDIVRLTKGYAAVWRQCLTLYSGKNGEIHRLGDFCFTFNEMVNMSEPNPNLSVGNAPIHGNGAASANAAGAKVGGRQAASSDSGPPQSIAGGGTPGGTGGLKAGQSAARFTSGGAEQSKSSPKNAPRTGRSGQTKGSSAKSERR, from the exons ATGGCCCTACCACCTCACAG TGCACCTCATCCGAACCCAATCGAAATAATAGCTATAAAGGATATCTACCCTGGTTTGAAAAACATCAACGTGATCTTCATCGTGCTAGATGTAGGACCCGTTACACTAACCAAGGAGAACAGAGAGGTTCGTACCTTCAAGGTGGCGGATCAGAGTGCTGCCATCAATGTATCCGTGTGGGACGAACCGGGCAAACTGCTGATGCCGGGAGATATCGTGCGGTTGACGAAAGGATACGCAGCAGTTTGGCGGCAATGTCTGACCTTATACTCCGGAAAGAACGGAGAGATACACCGATTGGGGGATTTCTGTTTTACCTTCAATGAGATGGTCAACATGAGCGAACCGAATCCGAATCTAAGTGTGGGCAATGCGCCTATTCACGGTAATGGAGCAGCATCCGCGAATGCTGCTGGTGCTAAAGTTGGTGGCCGTCAAGCGGCTTCTAGCGATTCTGGACCACCGCAATCTATAGCCGGCGGAGGGACACCGGGTGGCACGGGAGGTTTGAAAGCAGGTCAATCGGCAGCTCGTTTCACATCCGGTGGAGCAGAGCAGAGCAAATCTTCCCCCAAGAATGCTCCGAGAACGGGCCGCAGTGGACAGACGAAAGGAAGCTCAGCGAAAAGTGAAAGGAGATAG